In Primulina huaijiensis isolate GDHJ02 chromosome 4, ASM1229523v2, whole genome shotgun sequence, a genomic segment contains:
- the LOC140974764 gene encoding cytochrome P450 71A8-like has translation MLLNPFPLLIISLFLVYLVTKWIYKPCSKKILPPSPPKLPIFGNLHQLRALTHRSFQSLGRKYGPVLLLHFGSKPVFIVQSANVAMEIMKTNDLIFADKPTSRSTDKLFFGSKDISVAPYGEYWRKMKSMCILQLLNAKRVQSFRSIREEETSLLMERIKSTTSSHLPVNLSELFLSLTNDVICRSAFGRKYTNGKFGKRFPMLLKELLQLLGGVNIGEFIPYFAWTDRFSGFDAKVDKVAKEFDEFLEIVIQEHMNTGQDKGDAVSKEEKSRESFVDILLKIYKDNVTGVYIDRDNIKGIILDILAGGTDTASAALEWAMTELLRHPTVLKKLQKEVREILEGKKDITDNDLEKMHYLKAVIKETLRYHVPVPFLARVARDNTKIRGYDIASGTLVIINAWAIGRDPASWIEPEKFKPERFLNTSVDFRGQDFGLIPFGSGRRGCPGITFAMASVELVLANLMQKFNWDLPDGKKGEELDVIEHPGVTIHRKNPLFAVATECCLTCF, from the exons ATGCTATTGAATCCGTTTCCGCTTCTTATAATCAGTTTGTTCTTGGTGTATTTAGTTACAAAATGGATATATAAGCCATGTAGTAAGAAAATACTACCACCATCACCACCAAAGCTACCAATATTTGGgaatcttcatcagttgagagcATTGACTCACCGTTCCTTCCAATCGTTGGGGCGAAAATATGGGCCGGTATTGCTTCTTCACTTCGGTAGCAAGCcggtattcattgttcagtcaGCCAATGTCGCAATGGAGATAATGAAAacaaatgatttgatttttgctgaTAAGCCCACTTCAAGATCCACAGACAAGCTATTCTTTGGCTCCAAGGATATATCTGTTGCACCTTACGGCGAATATTGGAGGAAAATGAAAAGCATGTGTATCCTCCAGCTACTGAATGCTAAAAGGGTTCAGTCATTCCGTTCCATAAGGGAGGAGGAAACATCACTTTTGATGGAAAGAATCAAGTCGACTACTTCATCCCATTTGCCTGTAAACTTAAGCGAATTGTTTCTATCGCTCACCAATGATGTGATCTGCAGATCGGCTTTCGGAAGGAAGTACACTAATGGGAAATTTGGCAAGAGGTTTCCAATGCTTCTGAAGGAACTTTTACAGTTGTTGGGAGGTGTAAATATTGGAGAATTCATTCCTTATTTTGCTTGGACTGATCGTTTTAGCGGTTTTGATGCTAAAGTCGATAAGGTTGCTAAGGAATTTGATGAATTCTTGGAGATAGTAATACAAGAGCACATGAATACAGGCCAAGATAAAGGTGATGCAGTGTCGAAGGAGGAAAAAAGCAGAGAGAGTTTTGTTGACATTTTGCTCAAGATTTACAAGGATAATGTGACTGGTGTCTACATTGACAGAGACAATATCAAAGGAATTATTTTG GACATATTGGCCGGGGGGACGGATACTGCATCTGCAGCACTAGAATGGGCGATGACCGAACTCCTACGCCACCCTACAGTTCTGAAAAAACTGCAAAAAGAAGTCAGGGAAATCCTCGAAGGCAAAAAGGATATCACAGACAATGACTTGGAGAAAATGCATTATCTGAAAGCCGTGATCAAAGAAACTCTCCGTTACCACGTGCCGGTGCCATTCCTGGCAAGAGTAGCACGAGACAACACTAAAATCAGGGGATATGATATTGCATCAGGAACATTGGTGATAATCAATGCATGGGCTATAGGTAGAGATCCTGCATCATGGATTGAACCTGAAAAATTCAAGCCGGAGAGATTCTTGAATACTTCAGTAGATTTTAGGGGACAAGATTTTGGATTGATCCCGTTTGGTTCCGGGAGAAGGGGTTGCCCAGGGATTACATTTGCAATGGCAAGTGTTGAACTTGTGTTAGCTAATCTTATGCAAAAGTTCAATTGGGATTTACCTGATGGGAAAAAAGGGGAGGAATTGGATGTCATAGAGCATCCTGGTGTTACTATTCATAGGAAAAATCCTCTTTTTGCCGTAGCAACCGAGTGTTGTTTGACTTGTTTCTAG
- the LOC140975460 gene encoding protein DEHYDRATION-INDUCED 19 homolog 5-like isoform X2: protein MDLDFWDVKGQSATQTSAAIPSSRAKSSGTRGIVEDEGEDGVRAWFPCPFCYMEIEVPLLCVHLQEEHCFDLKNAVCPICAANLGKDPTGHFTVLHAYSIKRRKTTEKSGFWSDISTNIVKDLRELSSHYGTSSLSGSSEPPHDPLLSPFLCTIPLHVDTKDTHKDMISPCVAAAGDSLSIQSVLDEVYERNYKERRQRAVFIQDLLVSTILQGFLASSLPQKSD, encoded by the exons ATGGATTTGGATTTCTGGGATGTTAAGGGTCAGTCTGCTACACAAACTTCAGCTGCTATCCCATCTTCGAGAGCTAAAAGTTCTG GAACTCGAGGAATCGTGGAGGATGAAGGGGAGGATGGAGTGAGAGCTTGGTTTCCTTGCCCTTTCTGTTATATGGAAATTGAAGTCCCCTTACTCTGTGTCCATCTTCAAGAGGAGCACTGTTTTGACTTGAAAAACGCA GTGTGTCCAATCTGTGCTGCTAATTTAGGGAAAGATCCGACTGGCCATTTCACTGTGCTGCATGCGTACTCCATCAAG AGGAGGAAAACGACTGAGAAATCGGGATTCTGGAGTGATATATCCACAAATATAGTCAAGGACTTGAGAGAACTAAGCTCACATTATGGCACAAGTTCACTATCTGGTTCAAGTGAGCCTCCACACGATCCACTTCTTTCACCATTTCTATGTAccattccgctgcatgttgacACTAAGGACACTCACAAAGACATGATATCCCCTTGTGTTGCTGCAGCAGGTGATTCACTGAG CATCCAATCAGTGCTTGATGAAGTCTACGAACGTAATTACAAAGAAAGAAGGCAGCGTGCTGTGTTCATTCAGGACCTCCTTGTATCCACCATTTTGCAGGGTTTCTTGGCTTCTTCCTTGCCCCAGAAGAGTGACTAA
- the LOC140975460 gene encoding protein DEHYDRATION-INDUCED 19 homolog 5-like isoform X3 has product MDLDFWDVKGQSATQTSAAIPSSRAKSSGTRGIVEDEGEDGVRAWFPCPFCYMEIEVPLLCVHLQEEHCFDLKNAVCPICAANLGKDPTGHFTVLHAYSIKRRKTTEKSGFWSDISTNIVKDLRELSSHYGTSSLSGSSEPPHDPLLSPFLCTIPLHVDTKDTHKDMISPCVAAAGDSLRSSNHIHHRDSD; this is encoded by the exons ATGGATTTGGATTTCTGGGATGTTAAGGGTCAGTCTGCTACACAAACTTCAGCTGCTATCCCATCTTCGAGAGCTAAAAGTTCTG GAACTCGAGGAATCGTGGAGGATGAAGGGGAGGATGGAGTGAGAGCTTGGTTTCCTTGCCCTTTCTGTTATATGGAAATTGAAGTCCCCTTACTCTGTGTCCATCTTCAAGAGGAGCACTGTTTTGACTTGAAAAACGCA GTGTGTCCAATCTGTGCTGCTAATTTAGGGAAAGATCCGACTGGCCATTTCACTGTGCTGCATGCGTACTCCATCAAG AGGAGGAAAACGACTGAGAAATCGGGATTCTGGAGTGATATATCCACAAATATAGTCAAGGACTTGAGAGAACTAAGCTCACATTATGGCACAAGTTCACTATCTGGTTCAAGTGAGCCTCCACACGATCCACTTCTTTCACCATTTCTATGTAccattccgctgcatgttgacACTAAGGACACTCACAAAGACATGATATCCCCTTGTGTTGCTGCAGCAGGTGATTCACTGAG GTCATCAAACCACATTCATCACAGGGACTCCGATTAG
- the LOC140974989 gene encoding uncharacterized protein, whose translation MKKDSKQEEQGPDVEILKAVAQAWHGHSSNSKTTTTTLESDACRQYFKSKPSRFKIEAIRMTIKRDRCNASWDFRQSLWDSYEIVTVSKKLEMGLVVNDDSFVGTRSQDGIIKRRQESKNSLRNLFNKMSSKR comes from the coding sequence ATGAAGAAGGACTCAAAGCAAGAAGAACAAGGACCAGATGTCGAAATCCTCAAGGCCGTGGCGCAAGCATGGCATGGCCATTCGAGCAACTCGAAGACAACCACCACCACCTTAGAATCTGATGCTTGCAGGCAATACTTCAAGAGCAAGCCGAGCAGATTCAAAATCGAAGCAATAAGAATGACTATCAAAAGAGACCGATGCAATGCTAGTTGGGATTTCAGGCAGTCGCTTTGGGATTCATATGAGATTGTGACGGTCTCGAAGAAGTTGGAGATGGGGCTAGTAGTGAACGACGACTCGTTTGTAGGAACACGTAGCCAAGATGGAATTATCAAGAGGAGGCAGGAGAGTAAGAATAGTTTGAGGAATTTGTTCAATAAGATGTCATCCAAGAGATAG
- the LOC140974765 gene encoding high-affinity nitrate transporter 3.1-like, translated as MANQGFLLASVLFSCLVAACYGVTFSSLQKTLVVTASPTPGQVIKAGQDSITVTWSLNTTFPAGADSTYKTVSVKLCYAPVSQKDRGWRKTVDDLKKDKTCQHDIVTRQYSASGSDNTVTWIVARDVPTATYFVRAYAENSEQVEVAFGQSTDSNKTTNLFQIQSVSGRHVSLDISAICFSAFSIISLFGFFFMEKRKMKASQQK; from the exons ATGGCGAATCAAGGTTTTCTTTTGGCCTCAGTTCTGTTTTCTTGCTTGGTAGCTGCTTGCTATGGTGTCACCTTCTCTTCTCTCCAGAAGACACTCGTCGTCACCGCCTCACCGACACCAGGACAAG TTATAAAAGCTGGACAAGACTCGATCACCGTGACATGGTCACTAAACACCACCTTCCCAGCCGGAGCCGACTCGACCTACAAGACGGTGTCCGTCAAGCTATGTTATGCTCCGGTGAGCCAAAAGGATCGCGGGTGGAGGAAGACTGTCGACGATTTGAAGAAAGATAAGACCTGCCAACATGATATCGTGACCAGGCAATATAGTGCTTCCGGTTCCGACAATACAGTCACATGGATAGTGGCGAGGGATGTGCCGACTGCGACGTATTTCGTCCGCGCATACGCCGAAAACTCCGAGCAGGTGGAGGTGGCATTCGGGCAGAGCACGGATTCTAACAAGACCACGAACTTGTTCCAGATCCAGTCGGTAAGCGGGCGCCATGTGTCGCTAGATATATCGGCGATTTGCTTCTCGGCTTTCTCCATTATCTCGTTGTTCGGGTTCTTCTTCATGGAGAAGAGAAAGATGAAGGCATCCCAGCAAAAGTGA
- the LOC140975460 gene encoding protein DEHYDRATION-INDUCED 19 homolog 5-like isoform X1: MDLDFWDVKGQSATQTSAAIPSSRAKSSGTRGIVEDEGEDGVRAWFPCPFCYMEIEVPLLCVHLQEEHCFDLKNAVCPICAANLGKDPTGHFTVLHAYSIKRRKTTEKSGFWSDISTNIVKDLRELSSHYGTSSLSGSSEPPHDPLLSPFLCTIPLHVDTKDTHKDMISPCVAAAGDSLSSIQSVLDEVYERNYKERRQRAVFIQDLLVSTILQGFLASSLPQKSD, translated from the exons ATGGATTTGGATTTCTGGGATGTTAAGGGTCAGTCTGCTACACAAACTTCAGCTGCTATCCCATCTTCGAGAGCTAAAAGTTCTG GAACTCGAGGAATCGTGGAGGATGAAGGGGAGGATGGAGTGAGAGCTTGGTTTCCTTGCCCTTTCTGTTATATGGAAATTGAAGTCCCCTTACTCTGTGTCCATCTTCAAGAGGAGCACTGTTTTGACTTGAAAAACGCA GTGTGTCCAATCTGTGCTGCTAATTTAGGGAAAGATCCGACTGGCCATTTCACTGTGCTGCATGCGTACTCCATCAAG AGGAGGAAAACGACTGAGAAATCGGGATTCTGGAGTGATATATCCACAAATATAGTCAAGGACTTGAGAGAACTAAGCTCACATTATGGCACAAGTTCACTATCTGGTTCAAGTGAGCCTCCACACGATCCACTTCTTTCACCATTTCTATGTAccattccgctgcatgttgacACTAAGGACACTCACAAAGACATGATATCCCCTTGTGTTGCTGCAGCAGGTGATTCACTGAG CAGCATCCAATCAGTGCTTGATGAAGTCTACGAACGTAATTACAAAGAAAGAAGGCAGCGTGCTGTGTTCATTCAGGACCTCCTTGTATCCACCATTTTGCAGGGTTTCTTGGCTTCTTCCTTGCCCCAGAAGAGTGACTAA
- the LOC140975459 gene encoding putative late blight resistance protein homolog R1A-3 — MAYAAVLSLMQVLQQLRSPVRFIRYEKQQLDSFQEKVSFLHDFLENHSMSTSKEVKDLEKEIRDTAYRAEDIIESYGSTCILYYRTNRRLRYLNFCKDLDRVIKEMQSYQQEVAKVKRMLDLKYVQQRNYLPVNGTRLTFSDKKLHMVGLVEDTMKIKDWLTSSSSRREIISIVGMGGIGKTTFARNLFDDSLIVYHFHVRAWVTVSQEYQMHEILLGLLDSMDKLNPDMRNVSSGELAERLYKNLKGRVYLIVMDDVWDSKVWDDIKRFFPDDNNGSRIVLTTRLKNVGSLAASTGCLHEMSFLSSSESWNLFREKAFRGEFCSPRLEGIGLEIIRNCRGLPLSIVVIGGLLSMDKTVGYWETIATALNSILAADGGQCSTIFSLSYNHLPAHLKPCFLYFAIFPEDCVIRRSKLIKLWIAEGFIKPNKSKSLEHIAEECLEDLLNRSLIMALKLGHRSKVKTYRIHDLLRDFSITQVKKEKILHVINRHTPSHPKGIRNERRVCIQPLTPFKFSKYICNSNGPPFPTRSLLFYHQDGDIIITERSFGLLRVLDMESGVRLLEFPMELVRLVHLRYLSLSCFRVIVPASISLIWGLQTLVIDIWHLDVLLCHLPPQVWLMAHLRHVQIRSIDCRLPDPPNSGVEGKNFVTLANLQTLSRIRNFRFTDEIIKRIPKLKKLRVVYDVRSKDWSQFHLGNIVCLNELESLHIESYSKIAFPPKFKFPAALKKLTLKGCHLRSEDLAMVGSLPNLEVLKLHHDACEGQVWEPNEGEFSELKFLKLSWLGLLHWKADDSHFPKLKCLMIRWCFNLKEIPIEIGNISTLELIELDDASFPAMASAKLILDEQRSMGNDVLQVRMKSNWHKDLPRYSKLR; from the coding sequence ATGGCTTATGCTGCAGTTCTATCTCTTATGCAGGTTCTTCAACAACTCAGGAGTCCTGTTCGCTTCATTCGTTATGAAAAACAACAGCTTGATTCCTTCCAAGAAAAGGTTAGTTTCCTGCATGATTTTTTGGAGAATCACTCCATGTCCACTAGCAAAGAGGTTAAAGATTTGGAAAAAGAAATTAGAGATACAGCTTATAGAGCTGAGGACATCATTGAATCCTATGGATCCACTTGCATTTTATATTATCGAACCAATAGGAGATTGAGATACCTCAACTTTTGCAAAGACTTGGATAGAGTCATAAAAGAAATGCAATCCTATCAGCAAGAGGTGGCGAAGGTTAAGCGTATGTTAGACCTAAAATATGTGCAACAAAGGAATTATTTGCCTGTCAATGGAACAAGACTCACATTTAGTGACAAAAAACTCCACATGGTTGGATTGGTTGAAGACACGATGAAAATAAAGGATTGGCTAACAAGTTCATCGTCTAGACGTGAAATCATTTCGATAGTTGGGATGGGAGGCATTGGAAAAACTACTTTTGCGCGAAATCTATTTGATGACTCACTTATTGTCTATCACTTTCATGTTCGTGCTTGGGTAACAGTATCTCAAGAATATCAAATGCATGAGATCTTGTTAGGACTTCTAGATTCAATGGACAAGCTCAATCCAGATATGAGAAATGTAAGCAGTGGAGAATTAGCAGAACgtttatacaaaaatttgaaaGGTAGGGTGTATCTCATTGTGATGGACGACGTGTGGGATAGCAAGGTGTGGGATGATATCAAGAGGTTTTTCCCGGATGACAATAATGGAAGTCGAATTGTTTTGACAACTCGGCTAAAGAATGTGGGAAGTCTTGCAGCCTCTACTGGCTGTCTTCATGAAATGAGTTTTCTTAGTTCTAGTGAGAGTTGGAATTTGTTTCGTGAAAAGGCGTTCAGAGGAGAATTTTGCTCTCCGCGTTTGGAGGGAATCGGTCTGGAGATTATAAGAAATTGCAGAGGACTTCCACTCTCAATAGTTGTCATTGGTGGTCTCCTATCCATGGACAAGACTGTTGGTTACTGGGAGACTATTGCCACTGCTCTAAACTCAATTCTCGCTGCAGATGGAGGTCAATGTTCAACGATCTTCTCCTTGAGTTACAATCACTTGCCAGCTCACTTAAAACCTTGTTTTCTATATTTTGCAATCTTCCCAGAAGATTGCGTCATCCGAAGGTCCAAACTTATCAAGTTATGGATTGCTGAGGGATTTATAAAGCCAAATAAGTCGAAGAGCTTGGAACATATTGCAGAGGAGTGTTTGGAAGATCTTTTGAATAGAAGTCTGATTATGGCTCTTAAGCTAGGGCATCGTAGCAAAGTTAAGACATACAGAATCCATGatcttttgagagatttttccATAACACAAGTTAAAAAAGAGAAGATCCTTCATGTCATCAATAGGCACACCCCCAGTCATCCTAAAGGCATAAGAAATGAACGTCGTGTTTGTATCCAACCATTGACTCCTTTCAAATTCAGTAAGTATATTTGTAACTCAAATGGACCACCTTTTCCAACCCGATCACTTCTATTTTATCATCAAGATGGTGATATAATCATAACTGAGCGTAGTTTTGGACTGCTAAGAGTATTAGATATGGAATCCGGAGTACGGTTACTTGAGTTTCCAATGGAGTTAGTCAGACTAGTGCATTTACGGTACCTTTCTCTTAGTTGTTTTAGAGTGATTGTTCCTGCAAGCATATCCTTAATTTGGGGCCTTCAAACCTTAGTCATTGATATCTGGCATCTCGATGTTCTTCTCTGTCATTTACCCCCACAAGTATGGCTGATGGCACATTTAAGGCACGTACAGATCAGAAGTATCGATTGTCGTTTACCGGATCCTCCAAATTCAGGAGTTGAGGGTAAAAATTTTGTTACTCTGGCCAACCTTCAAACTCTCTCGAGGATAAGaaatttcagatttacagatgAGATCATCAAAAGAATTCCAAAACTAAAGAAACTGAGAGTCGTTTATGACGTGAGATCCAAGGATTGGTCCCAATTCCATCTTGGTAATATCGTGTGCTTGAATGAACTGGAGTCATTACACATCGAGTCTTACTCCAAGATAGCTTTTCCTCCAAAATTCAAGTTCCCAGCAGCACTCAAAAAGTTAACTTTGAAAGGTTGCCACCTTCGTTCGGAAGATTTGGCGATGGTTGGTTCGCTACCCAATcttgaagttctcaaactacatCACGACGCCTGCGAAGGTCAAGTGTGGGAACCAAATGAAGGAGAATTCAGTGAGCTGAAATTCCTAAAGCTTTCCTGGTTAGGCTTGCTGCATTGGAAAGCCGATGATTCCCACTTCCCCAAGCTCAAGTGCCTTATGATACGTTGGTGCTTCAACTTGAAGGAGATACCAATTGAAATTGGAAACATATCAACACTTGAGTTGATCGAATTGGATGACGCAAGCTTCCCAGCTATGGCATCTGCAAAACTGATACTGGATGAACAAAGGAGCATGGGGAACGATGTCCTTCAAGTTCGTATGAAAAGTAATTGGCACAAAGATCTTCCTAGATATAGTAAACTCCGTTGA